The proteins below are encoded in one region of Myxocyprinus asiaticus isolate MX2 ecotype Aquarium Trade chromosome 13, UBuf_Myxa_2, whole genome shotgun sequence:
- the LOC127449835 gene encoding uncharacterized protein LOC127449835 yields the protein MIHKREIFHLKMILIFMFISVITRISDGFIVKGPSDPLVVPLGGSVVLPCSVDTPLPVNGLKVVWRRTDSDTLVHLFVYGESRPEAQQQYYHDRAHFFTDQIQHGNFSLLLNNVRAEDKGEYMCKVYRNKDSGQTLVEIKAVGYLVVSGSDHSISAYMGDDVTLNCSVYSHITPEEHQLVLWMRIDKNIPVLLFVKNKTVFSHEQYRDRAEFFTAEIPKGNFSLRLKSVRTEDKGVYMCYVISGNFYASTTVIMERLGFSTVHIMLLILCITASGSALLFSWLIYCRLQNEEIFYQAWLVFFPNIVLFLAFVLWGVSEGFVNESVCCCALYLLRPNMLIRAAPFIKPLKAIIDTWIMRYEVLSFPEYFFTGVVSSVLCKYGWQQSQNCNFINGIFSVSGILILSSQLWSFVSLMACVLGWITRELVQVMACVLVWITCEFVQVFLGTAWTCFTNVRKREKRIERKCRQWDMTGFSHTGSSFVTRREWCINMIVVNVLLMCLYISTLEHLNDFIGWICVIVFQSIYLAFMDLKLSDNYSVFPYSTAVYLFGAVGVVFLNSFALMTELLMKIFNGGRAVGDLRIIVFPSESFFTLSLLILQLCASGKTHVFTRTNHLEMFVFIQSTVMFFWLLF from the exons ATGATTCACAAAAGGGAgatctttcatttgaaaatgatTCTAATTTTCATGTTCATTTCTGTAATCACAAGGATATCTGATG GGTTTATTGTCAAAGGTCCCTCTGATCCTTTGGTGGTTCCTCTGGGAGGTTCGGTGGTTTTGCCCTGTTCTGTTGACACACCTTTACCAGTGAATGGACTGAAGGTGGTTTGGAGAAGAACAGATTCTGATACTCTGGTTCATCTGTTTGTTTATGGTGAGAGTCGACCAGAGGCCCAGCAGCAGTATTATCATGATAGAGCTCATTTCTTTACTGACCAGATTCAACATGGAAACTTCTCCCTGCTGTTGAACAATGTGAGAGCTGAAGATAAAGGAGAATACATGTGTAAAGTTTACAGAAACAAGGATTCTGGTCAAACTTTAGTTGAAATAAAAGCTGTTG GGTACTTGGTGGTATCAGGATCAGATCACTCTATATCTGCGTATATGGGTGATGACGTCACTCTGAACTGCTCTGTGTATTCTCACATCACACCTGAAGAACATCAGTTGGTTTTATGGATGAGAATAGATAAAAATATCCCGGTTCTGCTATTTGTAAAGAATAAAACTGTGTTTTCACATGAGCAATACAGAGACAGAGCTGAGTTCTTCACTGCTGAAATCCCCAAAGGAAACTTTTCTCTGAGATTAAAGAGTGTCAGAACTGAAGACAAAGGAGTTTACATGTGTTACGTGATTAGTGGAAATTTTTATGCCAGCACAACTGTGATCATGGAACGATTGG GTTTCTCTACTGTACACATAATgctgttgattctgtgtataacTGCATCTGGATCTGCACTTCTGTTCTCCTGGCTGATCTACTGCAGATTGCAAAACGAAG AGATATTTTATCAGGCTTGGCTTGTATTTTTTCCAAATATTGTTCTGTTCTTGGCTTTCGTCCTGTGGGGTGTTTCTGAAG gatttgtgaatgagagtgtCTGCTGCTGTGCTTTATATTTACTGAGGCCTAACATGCTGATTAGGGCTGCACCATTTATAAAACCACTTAAAG ccaTCATTGATACATGGATTATGCGTTATGAAGTCTTGAGTTTCCCTGAATACTTTTTTACAGGTGTCGTTTCTTCAG TTCTTTGTAAATATGGTTGGCAACAAAGccagaattgtaattttattaatggCATATTTAGTGTCTCTGGAATACTGATTCTGTCGTCTCAGTTATGGAGCTTTGTAAGCT TAATGGCTTGTGTTCTTGGGTGGATAACACGTGAGCTTGTGCAAG TAATGGCTTGTGTTCTTGTGTGGATAACATGTGAGTTTGTGCAAG TGTTTTTAGGTACTGCTTGGACCTGTTTTACCAATGTTCGTAAGAGAGAAAAGAGAATAGAGAGAAAATGTAGACAATGGGACATGACAGGTTTCTCACATACAG GTTCATCGTTTGTCACAAGAAGAGAATGGTGCATTAATATGATAGTGGTGAATGTGTTACTGATGTGTCTTTACATATCAACTCTAGAACATCTAAATG ATTTCATCGGATGGATCTGTGTGATTGTATTTCAAAGCATATATTTGGCATTTATGGACTTAAAATTATCAGATAATTATTCAG TTTTTCCTTACAGTACTGCTGTGTATCTGTTTGGAGCGGTTGGTGTTGTTTTTCTGAACTCTTTTGCTCTGATGACAGAACTTTTAATGAAGATAT TTAATGGTGGGCGTGCAGTAGGCGATCTAAGAATCATTGTCTTTCCATCTGAAAGCTTCTTCACTTTATCTCTGCTGATTTTACAATTATGTGCATCTG GTAAGACTCATGTGTTCACACGTACCAATCATTTGGAGATGTTTGTATTCATCCAGAGTACTGTGATGTTTTTTTGGCTGTTGTTTTAG